The Salinirubellus salinus genome segment TCGGTGGCGAACTCCTCGCGCCGGGCCGTGTGCACGAAGACGTGGGCCGCGCGGTACCGGGCGATGCGCTCCTCGCGGGAACACGACCCGACGAACTCCACCCGGTCGCCGATGCGGAGGTCCGCCGCCTGTTCCTCGTACGCCTCGCGTTCGGGGCCGTCGCCGACCACCGTCGCCTGCCAGCCCCGCTGGCGGTACTCCGCGAGGGCCAGCAGGAACGACTCGAGGTTGGCCCCCTCGTCCAGCCGCCGGGCGGCGACGATGTCGGCCTCGCCCGCCGGGTCGACCGAGCGCACGAGGTCCATCTCGACCGACTCGGGGACCACGGTCGTCGCCTCCTCGGTGGCACCGAGTTCACGCACCTCGCGACGGACGAGTTGCGAGGGCGCGACGACCCGGTCGGGGACGCGGGCCGCCCGTTCGCGGTAGCGGTCGAGCGGTTCGTCGCCGTACCAGTCGACGACGAGCGGTGCGCGGGCGATCGAGGCCCCGAGCCGGGCGCTCAGGACGGCCGCCGGCGGGTCCGGCGTGGCGTGGACCACGTCCGGCCGGTCGGCGGCGAGGAGCGCGGGAATCCGGGCGAGGAAGGAGGGCCGGGTGGGTGAGATGGTGACGGCGCGGTAGGTGACGCCGTCGTGCTCGCGGGTCTCGTCGTAGCCAGCCCACCAGCCCGTACAGTAGACGGTGACGTCGTGGCCACGCGCCGCGAGCGCGCGGGCGACGGCCTCGGTCCGGGCGACGCCGTCGCGGTCGACGTAGGGGTCGGTGAACCGGGCGACGACGCCGACCTGCATGACGTCTCAGACCGAGCGGCCGGACATGAACCCTGTGGTCGCAGTGCTCGCCCGCTCAGAGGGCGCCACGCGCGGCCGCCACCCGGACAGAGACGGGCGGTTCGAACGCGTCGTCGCCGGTCGACGCGTACTCCACGAGCGCGTGGACGGCCCGCGTCTCGCCGGAGACGCCCTGCCACGCCACCTCGACGCGGCCCGCGGGTCCGAGTTCGTACGTGTCGGCCGCGAGGCCACCGCCCTCGAGCGGCACCCGCGCGCTCGGACCGCGCTCGTCCAGCGAGACCGCGACCGGTCCCTCGCGGGTAGGGCCGCGCGGGGTCGCAACCGTGAGTTCCCATCCGGGCCCCGGTTCCGTCTCGACGGCGAGACGCGAGAGGTTCGTCCGGCCCAGCCGACCGCTCACCTGCCGGGGGCGCGCCGCGAGCCAGAGCCACACCCGACGGCGCTCGCCGACGCGGTAGACCAGTGCCGCCCCGTGGGCGAGCGCGAACGGGCGGCCACCGTGCTCCTCGGGGACGTCCAGTTGCTGGACGCGTGCACCGAGGTACTCGGTGTCCGCGCCGAGAGCGGGCGAGCGTGGCCCGTCGAGCCCCCAGACGCCGTGGTCGCCGTACTTCTGCCGGAGTTCCACCGCCTCGCTCTCGAAGCCGTCGCGGAACGCGAGCCGGTCCGCACCGAGCGGGATGGACGCGCCCGCGCTGGCGGTGTCGGTGAGGTCGGTGACACAGCCGGCGAGCGAGCCGACGGCGACGCCGGAGAGTCCGGTGAGGAGGGTGCGTCGGGAGGGCACGACCGGGGTTCGGGGACTGTCGAGTATGGGTGTTTCGTCCCCCCGGCCCGGAACGACTTTCCACGCACCCGCCGAGGAGTGGGCAATGCGCGACATCGAGCGGTACCTGAACGTCCGGGCGGCCTACGGCGGGTCGCTGTCGCCGTCCGGCCGACTCGCGTTCCTGATGGACACCACCGGCACGCCACAGGTCTGGACGCTGGACGAACCGGGCGCGTGGCCCGAACAGCGGACGTTCTACGACGAGTCCGTCTCGTTCTGCTCGTACTCCCCCGAGCGGGACCACCTCGTCTTCGGGATGGACGAGGGGGGCGACGAGAACACGCAACTCCACCGTCTCGACCCGGACGGGACGGTGACCGACCTCACCCGGCACCCCGAGGCACGCCACCACTGGGGCGGCTGGAGCGAGGACGGCGACCACTTCGCGTTCACCTCGAACCGGCGCGACCCCGCCGTCTTCGACGTCTACGTGCAGGACTGGGACGCCACGGGCACGGACGCCGAACTCGTCTTCGAGGGCGAGGGCATCGTCGGCGTCAGCGGCTTCTCCCCCGACGGCACGAAGCTCGTCACGAGCGAGGTCCACCACAACTTCGACGCGGACGTGTACGTCCTCGACGTGGCGTCCGGCGAGCGGACCCACCTCACGCCCCACGAGGGGGACGTGCGCTACGGCGGCGTCGAGTGGGGGCCCGACGGTGGGCTCTACCTGACGACCGACGAGGACGCCGACCACCTCTACCTGGCCCGCCTGACGCTGGACGGCGAACTCACTCCGGTCGTCCAGGACGAGGTGTGGAACGTCGACGGCGTCGCGGTCCACCGCGACCCCGACCGCCTCGTCTACTCGCGCAACGTCGACGGCTACACCGACCTCACCGTCGCGGACATCGACGGGCCGGGCGAACTCACGGAGACGGCCAGCCCCGACCTGCCCGAGGGCGTCGCCGGCGGCGTCTCGTGGGGACCGGACGGCGAGACGTTCGCGCTCTCGGCGAGCGGGTCGACGACGAACACGAACGCCTACGTCTTCGACGGTGAGGAGACGACGCGCTGGACCAACGCCTCCACGGCGGGGGTCGACCCCGAGACGTTCAGCGCACGCGAACTCGTCCACGTCGAGTCGTTCGACGACCGCGACGTGCCGGGCTACCTCTCGCTCCCGCAGACGGTGCCCGAGGGTGGCGCCCCGGTCATCGTCGATGTCCACGGCGGCCCGGAGAGTCAGCGACGGCCCTCGTTCTCCGCGCTGAACCAGTACTTCCTTGCCAACGGCTACGCGGTCTTCGAGCCCAACATCCGCGGGTCGACTGGCTACGGCCGGGCGTACACCCACCTCGACGACGTGGAGAAGCGGATGGACTCCATCGCCGACCTGAACGCCTGCGCGGCGTGGCTGGCCGCGCGCGACGACGTGGACGGCGACCGTATCGTCGTGAAGGGTGGCTCCTACGGCGGGTTCGCCGTCCTCGCGGCGCTGACCGAGTACCCCGACCGGTGGGCCGCCGGTGTCGACATCGTCGGCATCGCCAACTTCGTCACGTTCCTCGAGAACACCGCCGACTGGCGCCGCGAGAACCGCGAGGCTGAGTACGGCTCACTGGCCGAGGACCGCGAGTTCCTCGAGTCCATCAGCCCGGTCCACCGCGCCGACCGCATCCGGGCGCCGCTGTTCGTCGTCCACGGCGCGAACGACCCGCGGGTCCCGCTGGGGGAGGCCGAGCAGATCGCCGACGCCGCGGCCGAACACGTCCCGACCGAACTGCTCGTCTTCGACGACGAGGGCCACGGTCTCTCGAAGCGCGAGAACCGCATCGAGGCGTACACGAAGATGGTCGAGTTCCTCGACGAGCACGTCTGAGTCTCAGTCCGGACACGCCTGCACCGCCGCGTTCACCTCCCGCTCGGGGGTGACGAACACGGCCGTCGTCGCCGACCGACACGTCGGCTCGCACTCGAACGTCACCGCGTCGAACGGCGCCCGCGCGGTCACCCGGTAGCGGTCGTTCCCCAGCACCCGGATCTGGCGCAGGGAGCGGGGCGGCACCTCGTAGCTGCCCTCGCTGGTCACCTCGTTCGTCGCCGCGCGCCGCACCGTCACCGAGAGCGTCACCGGATCGTCCAGCCCGCTCTCCAGTTTCAGGAACGGGTTCGCACCACTCGAGGCCGTACAGCCGGCGAGGGTGCCGGAGCCGGCCGTCACGACGAGCGCGAGGAGGCGGCGACGGCTGGCGTTCATCGAGTCGACCAGAGGCGTCGCGGGTGCCTGAACGTTCGGATACGGCCGTGGTCGCGGTGGCTACCGAACCACCGTCACCGGGCAGGGGGCGCGCCGGACGACCTCCTCGGCGACGCTACCGAGCAGGATGCGCGAGACGCCGGTCCGGCCGTGGCTGGCGAGGACCACCTCGTCCACGTCGTGCTCGGCCGCGTACTCGACGATGCGGCGGGCGGGACGGCCGTCCACGCGTTCGGTCCGTATCTCGGCGCCCAGGTCGGCGGCGGTCGCCTCGGCGTCCGCGAGGACGGCGTCGGCGCCCGCCTCGGCGGCCTCGTACAGCTGCTCCCAGTAGCCCGGCGCGGTCACCTCCGGGTCGGCCGCGTGGATGGCGCTCACCACGTCGACGACGTGGATGGCGACGACGTCGGCGTCGGGGTACCGTTCGACGGCGTGGCGTATCGCGGCGGTGGACCGCTCGCTGTCGTCGACCGGGACCAGCACCGTCCGCGTGGACTCGCTCATACCCACCGGTCGACGGGCAGGGAGAAAAACGCCGTGCCCCACGGCGGCTGAAGATTGACAACGTCCGCGCCCCTACCGGGCGACGATGCTCCCGCCGTTCGGTG includes the following:
- a CDS encoding S9 family peptidase, encoding MRDIERYLNVRAAYGGSLSPSGRLAFLMDTTGTPQVWTLDEPGAWPEQRTFYDESVSFCSYSPERDHLVFGMDEGGDENTQLHRLDPDGTVTDLTRHPEARHHWGGWSEDGDHFAFTSNRRDPAVFDVYVQDWDATGTDAELVFEGEGIVGVSGFSPDGTKLVTSEVHHNFDADVYVLDVASGERTHLTPHEGDVRYGGVEWGPDGGLYLTTDEDADHLYLARLTLDGELTPVVQDEVWNVDGVAVHRDPDRLVYSRNVDGYTDLTVADIDGPGELTETASPDLPEGVAGGVSWGPDGETFALSASGSTTNTNAYVFDGEETTRWTNASTAGVDPETFSARELVHVESFDDRDVPGYLSLPQTVPEGGAPVIVDVHGGPESQRRPSFSALNQYFLANGYAVFEPNIRGSTGYGRAYTHLDDVEKRMDSIADLNACAAWLAARDDVDGDRIVVKGGSYGGFAVLAALTEYPDRWAAGVDIVGIANFVTFLENTADWRRENREAEYGSLAEDREFLESISPVHRADRIRAPLFVVHGANDPRVPLGEAEQIADAAAEHVPTELLVFDDEGHGLSKRENRIEAYTKMVEFLDEHV
- a CDS encoding universal stress protein, translating into MSESTRTVLVPVDDSERSTAAIRHAVERYPDADVVAIHVVDVVSAIHAADPEVTAPGYWEQLYEAAEAGADAVLADAEATAADLGAEIRTERVDGRPARRIVEYAAEHDVDEVVLASHGRTGVSRILLGSVAEEVVRRAPCPVTVVR
- a CDS encoding glycosyltransferase family 4 protein, which produces MQVGVVARFTDPYVDRDGVARTEAVARALAARGHDVTVYCTGWWAGYDETREHDGVTYRAVTISPTRPSFLARIPALLAADRPDVVHATPDPPAAVLSARLGASIARAPLVVDWYGDEPLDRYRERAARVPDRVVAPSQLVRREVRELGATEEATTVVPESVEMDLVRSVDPAGEADIVAARRLDEGANLESFLLALAEYRQRGWQATVVGDGPEREAYEEQAADLRIGDRVEFVGSCSREERIARYRAAHVFVHTARREEFATELCWALACGCVGIVEYQAASAAHELVERRERGFRATSPEEITDALEAASEYGRLTVDESMDEYDTDAVTDRWLSVYRDAGATVYPRPASE